The Falco peregrinus isolate bFalPer1 chromosome 1, bFalPer1.pri, whole genome shotgun sequence genome has a window encoding:
- the PLEKHA1 gene encoding pleckstrin homology domain-containing family A member 1 isoform X8, whose translation MRIVASFCGGTSFWTHEKTVWCGTWITHRIFLLDLHLLESLNLPIFQSDATKLRPKAEFCFVMNAGMRKYFLQANDQQDLVEWVNVLNKATKITVPKQSDPLCQMDNANRQAESPGGKKQVSYRTEIVGGVPIITPTQKEEISECSEGGDRNYLKRSQSHLPYFTAKHPPDNAIIKAGYCVKQGAVMKNWKRRYFQLDENTIGYFKSELEKEPLRVIPLKEVHKVQECKQSDIMMRDNLFEIVTTSRTFYVQADSPEDMHSWIKAISGAIVAQRGPGRSAASEHTESSSEPNHAVRSAIPAPATSHSTAAHGSPLVPNPHTKYPALEKRGFHESFTKAKPGSYKIQVVAPRESASKVTEWGLSEPQSENGTQEQDPGLVDLDDASLPVSDV comes from the exons AATCTTCCTTCTGGATCTCCACCTGTTGGAGTCATTAAACTTACCTATATTTCAAAG CGATGCAACTAAGCTAAGGCCAAAGGCAGAATTCTGTTTTG TTATGAATGCAGGGATGAGAAAATACTTTCTACAAGCCAATGATCAGCAGGACCTAGTTGAATGGGTAAATGTTCTGAACAAAGCTACCAAAATCACA GTACCAAAGCAGTCTGATCCTCTCTGTCAAATGGATAATGCAAATCGTCAAGCTGAAAGCCCAGGTGGAAAGAAACAAGTCTCTTACAGGACAGAAATAGTTGGTGGTGTTCCTATCATTACACCTACGCAG aaagaagaaatcagtgAGTGCAGTGAAGGGGGTGACAGGAATTACTTGAAACGGTCACAAAGTCACCTTCCTTATTTTACTGCTAAGCATCCCCCAGATAATGCTATTATCAAAGCTGGCTACTGTGTAAAACAAGGAGCAGTG ATGAAGAACTGGAAGAGAAGATACTTTCAGTTAGATGAAAACACAATAGGCTATTTCAAGTCTGAACTG gaaaaggaaCCTCTCAGGGTTATACCACTTAAGGAGGTCCACAAAGTTCAGGAATGCAAACAAAG TGATATAATGATGAGAGACAATCTCTTTGAAATTGTAACAACTTCTCGAACCTTTTATGTACAg GCGGACAGTCCAGAAGACATGCACAGTTGGATAAAAGCAATTTCTGGGGCCATTGTAGCACAACGGGGACCTGGAAGATCAGCAGCTTCC GAGCATACAGAGTCTTCTTCCGAACCCAACCATGCTGTCCGTTCTgccatcccagccccagccacctCACATTCCACAGCCGCTCACGGCAGCCCTCTGGTCCCAAACCCTCACACCAAATACCCTGCCTTGGAGAAGCGAGGATTTCACGAATCTTTTACCAAGGCCAAGCCAGGGAGCTACAAGATCCAGGTTGTCGCTCCAAGAGAATCAGCTTCCAAAGTGACTGAATGGGGCCTCTCAGAACCCCAAAGTGAAAATGGCACTCAGGAACAGGATCCTGGTCTTGTGGATCTGGATGATGCAAGCCTTCCAGTTAGTGATGTGTAG